One region of Verrucomicrobiia bacterium genomic DNA includes:
- a CDS encoding DMT family transporter produces the protein MHWILASLLSAVFLGIYELSTKHAVRANAVLPVLFFSTFTGAIVWIGLLAADAISPGSLPPSVTTQRLNTIQHLQLFLKSGIVAASWIFTYFALKHLPLSLGSPIRASSPLFTLFGAILVLGERPSVLETIGVLTTLASFVGLSFVGSREGVHFHRNKWVGFLLIGTLFGAVSSLYDKYLLGSAGFSVPTVQAWFSVYLLVLFTPFMIGWQKRWWERNEFHWRWSIPLIAIALLVADYIYFSALADPDSLVSIVMSLRRGSTLVAFAGGIMLFREQHGREKLPAVIGIMIGIILTILG, from the coding sequence ATGCATTGGATCCTGGCCAGCCTTTTGTCTGCAGTGTTTCTCGGCATCTACGAGCTGAGCACGAAGCATGCGGTGCGCGCCAACGCAGTCCTGCCGGTACTGTTCTTCAGCACGTTCACAGGCGCGATCGTTTGGATCGGCTTGCTCGCTGCGGACGCGATTTCGCCCGGCAGCCTGCCGCCGTCCGTCACAACGCAGCGACTGAACACAATCCAGCATCTGCAATTGTTTCTGAAATCAGGCATTGTCGCCGCTTCCTGGATCTTCACCTACTTCGCATTGAAGCATTTGCCGCTGTCGCTCGGTTCCCCCATCCGCGCAAGCAGTCCACTCTTCACGCTGTTCGGAGCGATCCTGGTTTTGGGCGAACGGCCGAGTGTGCTGGAAACGATTGGCGTCCTCACAACGCTGGCTTCATTCGTGGGATTGTCGTTCGTGGGCAGTCGTGAAGGCGTTCACTTTCATCGCAACAAATGGGTCGGGTTCCTGTTGATCGGCACGTTGTTCGGGGCTGTGAGTTCGCTCTACGACAAGTACCTGCTGGGCAGCGCGGGTTTCAGTGTCCCGACAGTGCAGGCATGGTTTTCCGTATATCTTCTCGTGCTGTTCACGCCATTCATGATCGGCTGGCAGAAGCGTTGGTGGGAACGCAACGAATTCCATTGGCGCTGGAGCATCCCGCTGATCGCCATCGCGCTGCTCGTCGCCGATTACATCTACTTCAGTGCGCTCGCCGATCCTGATTCGCTTGTTTCGATCGTGATGAGCCTGCGGCGAGGCAGCACGCTGGTTGCATTCGCGGGAGGGATCATGCTGTTCCGCGAGCAACACGGGCGCGAAAAACTTCCGGCCGTGATCGGCATCATGATTGGGATCATCCTTACGATTCTTGGCTGA